One part of the Procambarus clarkii isolate CNS0578487 chromosome 41, FALCON_Pclarkii_2.0, whole genome shotgun sequence genome encodes these proteins:
- the LOC123753334 gene encoding larval cuticle protein A3A isoform X2, with the protein MFIKAALLLVALSVVLASPHGPYNPYPSQPYAFKYGVQDSYSGQNHGRKEYSDGHVVKGTYSVDLPGGTRQRVDYQADKYNGYQARVSYTGVGY; encoded by the exons GCGGCGTTGTTACTGGTGGCGTTGAGCGTGGTGCTGGCGTCTCCTCACGGCCCTTACAACCCCTATCCATCACAG CCCTACGCATTCAAGTACGGCGTCCAGGACAGCTACAGCGGTCAGAACCATGGCAGGAAGGAGTACTCCGACGGCCACGTCGTCAAGGGCACCTACAGTGTGGACTTGCCTGGCGGTACACGGCAAAGG GTGGACTATCAGGCAGACAAGTACAACGGCTACCAGGCGAGGGTCTCCTACACCGGCGTGGGCTACTGA
- the LOC123753334 gene encoding cuticle protein 8 isoform X1, with product MFIKAALLLVALSVVLASPHGPYNPYPSQVNLYNPYPSQPYAFKYGVQDSYSGQNHGRKEYSDGHVVKGTYSVDLPGGTRQRVDYQADKYNGYQARVSYTGVGY from the exons GCGGCGTTGTTACTGGTGGCGTTGAGCGTGGTGCTGGCGTCTCCTCACGGCCCTTACAACCCCTATCCATCACAGGTAAACCTTTACAACCCCTATCCATCACAG CCCTACGCATTCAAGTACGGCGTCCAGGACAGCTACAGCGGTCAGAACCATGGCAGGAAGGAGTACTCCGACGGCCACGTCGTCAAGGGCACCTACAGTGTGGACTTGCCTGGCGGTACACGGCAAAGG GTGGACTATCAGGCAGACAAGTACAACGGCTACCAGGCGAGGGTCTCCTACACCGGCGTGGGCTACTGA